One stretch of Corynebacterium auriscanis DNA includes these proteins:
- a CDS encoding acyl carrier protein produces MSTAEGSTSGISEDTKRKLAQSLGGNVTGSSVASAKENHHDQLENGEVLGEVTRILEATTGIEREEMSSSARLDEDLNVDSLSKVDTAVRLEEKFGVRIEEDDIMQASTVGDLVELVERKQSEKGEQRD; encoded by the coding sequence ATGTCTACTGCCGAGGGCTCCACCAGCGGAATTTCTGAGGACACCAAGCGGAAGCTCGCCCAGAGCCTAGGGGGAAACGTGACTGGGTCCAGCGTGGCGTCGGCAAAAGAAAACCACCACGACCAGCTGGAGAATGGCGAGGTGCTGGGCGAAGTGACCCGCATTCTGGAGGCGACGACAGGTATCGAGCGCGAAGAGATGAGCAGTAGCGCGAGGTTGGATGAGGACCTCAATGTGGACTCGCTGTCCAAGGTGGATACCGCGGTGCGCCTGGAGGAAAAGTTCGGCGTGCGAATTGAGGAAGACGACATTATGCAGGCCTCCACGGTAGGCGATCTGGTGGAACTGGTGGAGCGAAAGCAGAGCGAGAAGGGTGAGCAGCGTGACTGA
- a CDS encoding alpha/beta fold hydrolase — protein MPQVSKTRGVMRVVRAWWRRFKKRMRSAADEVPGLTNVDHVRWLRADDGARLRVFEVEGQAAGAEGGVNVIYAHGFTLSAQSWCFQVQALRGEHTIATQLIPDLRGHAGSAGGHEAHQEQVMLGTDLTARDLVLIIRQLAPRGPLVLVGHSLGVMTVLGALRHMTPAERDRVQGIVVANGAIDPFAARGVTRMLRALPVRAMRAAGHHTPAFAEGVKERVEWLIKPVIAAAVYYGSLEQGKSARYDVVDFHAREIESVPMRTILGYLDDLTSHDERDSVPYLRTIPGVILAGCNDTVATPEQSRIMAELWPAAELREFDEAGHMLPVERPEDVNRAIRACLR, from the coding sequence GTGCCGCAGGTATCCAAAACTCGTGGAGTAATGCGAGTGGTCAGGGCGTGGTGGCGTCGGTTCAAAAAACGGATGCGCAGCGCGGCCGACGAGGTGCCGGGGTTAACCAACGTCGACCACGTGCGATGGTTGCGCGCTGACGATGGGGCGAGGTTGCGGGTATTTGAGGTCGAGGGGCAGGCTGCCGGCGCCGAGGGCGGGGTGAATGTGATTTATGCGCATGGGTTCACCCTCAGTGCGCAATCATGGTGCTTCCAAGTTCAGGCGCTGCGCGGTGAACACACGATTGCCACGCAGTTGATACCGGACTTACGTGGGCACGCCGGTAGCGCCGGGGGACATGAGGCCCACCAGGAGCAGGTGATGCTGGGGACCGACTTAACGGCGCGGGACTTGGTTCTGATAATTCGTCAGCTGGCTCCTCGGGGGCCGTTGGTGCTGGTGGGGCATTCGCTTGGGGTGATGACTGTGTTGGGGGCGCTGCGGCACATGACGCCAGCGGAACGCGACCGCGTGCAGGGGATCGTTGTCGCCAACGGTGCTATCGACCCCTTTGCGGCGCGCGGAGTGACTCGTATGCTGCGAGCGCTGCCCGTGCGAGCCATGCGTGCGGCCGGGCACCACACGCCCGCGTTTGCCGAAGGGGTCAAAGAGCGGGTTGAGTGGCTGATCAAACCGGTTATTGCAGCGGCGGTGTACTACGGATCCCTAGAGCAAGGGAAATCCGCGCGCTATGACGTAGTAGATTTTCACGCACGCGAGATCGAAAGCGTGCCGATGCGTACGATCCTGGGTTACTTGGATGACCTCACTAGCCACGACGAACGCGATAGTGTGCCCTATCTGCGCACGATCCCCGGGGTCATCCTGGCAGGGTGCAACGACACGGTGGCCACGCCCGAGCAATCACGGATCATGGCAGAACTATGGCCGGCTGCGGAATTGCGTGAATTCGACGAAGCCGGCCACATGTTGCCCGTGGAACGCCCGGAGGATGTGAATCGGGCGATCAGGGCCTGTTTGCGTTAG